In Excalfactoria chinensis isolate bCotChi1 chromosome 20, bCotChi1.hap2, whole genome shotgun sequence, a genomic segment contains:
- the HES5 gene encoding transcription factor HES-5, translated as MAPSALSLEILTPKEKNRLRKPIVEKLRRDRINSSIEQLKVLLEKEFQRHQPNSKLEKADILEMTVSYLKYSRAFAASAKSLQQDYCEGYAWCLKEALQFLSLHSANTETQMKLICHFQRSQAMPKDSGSPSAPTSTHQPSAKQTSAKPSCNLWRPW; from the exons ATGGCACCCAGCGCTCTCTCCCTGGAAATCCTGACACCcaaagagaagaacaga CTCAGAAAACCCATTGTAGAGAAACTGCGTCGTGACCGGATTAACAGCAGCATTGAGCAGCTGaaggtgctgctggagaaggagtTCCAGAGACACCAGCCCAACTCCAAGCTGGAGAAAGCCGACATCCTGGAGATGACTGTCAGCTACCTGAAATACAGCCGAG CTTTTGCAGCCTCTGCCAAAAGCCTCCAGCAGGATTACTGTGAGGGGTATGCCTGGTGCCTCAAAGAAGCTCTGCAATTCCTGTCTCTCCATTCAGCAAACACGGAAACCCAGATGAAGCTGATCTGCCATTTCCAGAGGTCACAAGCAATGCCCAAGGACTCTGGTTCTCCTTCTGCACCCACTTCCACCCACCAGccctctgcaaaacaaacatcagCAAAGCCCTCCTGCAACCTCTGGAGGCCTTGGTAG